One genomic window of Coregonus clupeaformis isolate EN_2021a chromosome 12, ASM2061545v1, whole genome shotgun sequence includes the following:
- the LOC121578334 gene encoding zinc finger and SCAN domain-containing protein 21, translated as MTKLQFLNVFLTERLMLAAQEIYKSVEDTILEYQEEIALRERENDHLRRRLRDAGIEIWPDRQSMALLEEEDGEHPRREWSPSMGHEERVPILIKEKRELRSSQGDEQLRGHGSCSTPEAMFTPPRVSNEFPQDPPHSSNLPQIPSVENRERDPGPRSSSRHVKSEVSHRGSSSSSSSNSGPQPLATVNPNCSNENNIDIIGVENGGQMGSGSGSKGRAGGSRGQGSHLGNQGSNAAAECGKSPLQVHVSSFCCKVCGEAFSHVGHLHVHVQVHTREKPYRCGVCGKCCSSSGRLQEHARSHTGEKPYRCQICGKGFTQMAHLKVHMRIHTGEKPYSCPVCGKCFSRSDKIKRHLQTHSREGTYFSGQ; from the exons ATGACAAAATTGCAGTTTTTAAACGTATTTTTGACCGAGCGGCTTATGCTCGCTGCCCAGGAGATCTATAAATCTGTCGAAGACACGATTTTGGAATATCAAGAGGAGATTGCgctcagggagagggagaacgACCATCTGAGACGCAGGCTCCGAGACGCTGGAATTGAAATATGGCCAG ACCGTCAGTCCATGGCACtattggaggaggaggatggcgAGCATCCTCGCCGGGAGTGGAGCCCCAGCATGGGCCATGAGGAACGTGTCCCCATCCTGATCAAGGAGAAACGGGAGCTCAGGTCCAGCCAGGGGGACGAGCAACTCCGCGGCCATGGATCCTGCAGCACCCCAGAGGCCATGTTCACCCCTCCCCGCGTCAGCAACGAATTCCCCCAGGACCCTCCCCACTCCTCTAACCTGCCCCAGATCCCGTCGGTGGAGAACAGAGAGCGGGACCCTGGTCCCAGAAGCTCATCCAGACACGTCAAGTCAGAAGTGTCCCACAGAggctcatcatcctcatcttcgtCCAACAGCGGCCCGCAGCCCCTCGCCACGGTCAACCCCAACTGCTCCAACGAGAACAACATTGACATCATCGGGGTGGAGAACGGAGGACAGATGGGGTCGGGGTCTGGGTCTAAAGGACGAGCTGGCGGGAGCAGAGGTCAGGGCTCCCATTTAGGCAACCAGGGCAGTAACGCGGCCGCAGAGTGTGGAAAATCCCCCCTCCAGGTGCACGTGTCGTCATTCTGCTGCAAGGTGTGTGGGGAGGCATTCAGCCACGTTGGACACCTGCATGTCCATGTCCAGGTGCACACCCGGGAGAAGCCGTACCGCTGCGGGGTGTGTGGGAAGTGCTGCAGCTCCTCCGGCAGGCTCCAGGAGCACGCTAGGagtcacactggagagaagccgtaCCGCTGCCAGATCTGTGGGAAGGGATTCACCCAGATGGCCCATCTGAAGGTCCACATGCGGATCCACACGGGAGAGAAACCATACAGCTGCCCAGTGTGTGGCAAGTGCTTCAGCCGCTCCGACAAAATCAAACGGCATCTCCAGACCCACAGCCGTGAGGGCACTTACTTCTCAGGGCAGTAA